In one Ornithinimicrobium pratense genomic region, the following are encoded:
- a CDS encoding glycosyltransferase family 4 protein: MPAEPHPAPSTPATDLVLSYCFPPYVDTAAIVAAKRVRAMGRPVDVIQNQMAPERAVDEGLASIADHLVVRRNAIDSATYFSAWKSIVRWCELGLQQALEWDREGPGYERVYSRAHFSASHILAARFALLRPGVRWTAEFSDPLSHDVRGEVRHAPATDDALLQVLEAGVRRAGFEPPTNRNVYEWAEVVAFALADEVLFTNAHQRDLMVDAVPDPALRERILRVSTVSPHPTLEPTFYQMGDPAYELDPGRRHIAYFGNFYATRGMGTVLDALEVLPQEQRDRLRLHVFAGRAEELVSQVARRGLQDVVRAGPFVSFLDFLALCRRMDVLLVNDALTSGMLPANPFLPSKWSDYKGSGTPVWGIVERGSILDGQDLTYRSLVGYPSAAVQVLAQIANS; this comes from the coding sequence ATGCCAGCCGAGCCCCACCCCGCCCCCTCGACGCCTGCCACCGACCTGGTGCTGTCCTATTGCTTCCCGCCCTACGTCGACACCGCCGCCATCGTCGCCGCCAAGCGGGTCCGCGCCATGGGCCGGCCGGTCGATGTCATCCAGAACCAGATGGCGCCGGAGCGGGCCGTCGACGAGGGCCTGGCCAGCATCGCGGACCACCTGGTGGTGCGCCGCAACGCGATCGACTCGGCAACCTACTTCTCCGCGTGGAAGTCGATCGTGCGCTGGTGCGAGCTGGGCCTGCAGCAGGCGCTGGAGTGGGACCGGGAGGGGCCGGGGTACGAGCGGGTCTACTCCCGTGCGCACTTCTCGGCCAGCCACATCCTGGCCGCCCGCTTCGCCCTGCTGCGCCCCGGGGTGCGGTGGACGGCGGAGTTCTCCGACCCGCTCTCGCACGACGTCCGGGGCGAGGTCCGGCACGCGCCGGCCACCGACGACGCGCTGCTGCAGGTGCTGGAGGCGGGGGTGCGCCGGGCCGGGTTCGAGCCTCCGACGAACAGGAACGTCTACGAGTGGGCCGAGGTGGTGGCCTTCGCCCTGGCCGACGAGGTCCTGTTCACCAACGCCCACCAACGCGACCTCATGGTCGACGCCGTGCCGGACCCCGCGTTGCGCGAGCGCATCCTGCGGGTCTCGACCGTCAGCCCGCACCCCACCCTGGAGCCGACGTTCTACCAGATGGGCGATCCGGCTTACGAGCTGGACCCCGGCCGGCGCCACATCGCCTACTTCGGCAACTTCTACGCCACCCGGGGCATGGGCACCGTGCTGGACGCGCTGGAGGTCCTGCCGCAGGAGCAGCGCGACCGGCTGCGCCTGCACGTCTTCGCGGGCAGGGCCGAAGAGCTGGTCTCGCAGGTGGCCCGGCGCGGCCTGCAGGACGTCGTCAGGGCCGGGCCGTTCGTCTCCTTCCTCGACTTCCTCGCGCTCTGCCGCCGGATGGACGTCCTGCTCGTCAACGACGCCCTGACCAGCGGGATGCTGCCGGCCAACCCCTTCCTGCCCTCCAAGTGGAGCGACTACAAGGGCTCGGGGACCCCCGTCTGGGGCATCGTGGAGAGAGGCTCGATCCTGGACGGCCAGGACCTGACCTACCGGTCGCTCGTCGGCTACCCCTCCGCCGCGGTGCAGGTGCTGGCCCAGATCGCGAACAGCTGA
- a CDS encoding glycosyltransferase, which translates to MVTSRQRAVQAPLSTALQQDRRALRTLEGADALVLAGSVAEAAAGELVTPTLPVVPKQELAGWEAVAGVWRRLENEVAASAGGITARYVRSLLRHVELLGGRVPPASQPLLVPVAEAMHRAGAYELARAVAGLLDPDEAGLDPVDRAHRRGWRALTELSATATAPDLLAEVAAEVVRAADLTLGRDDVERTVDLATLALALLFHRELHADSLSSPLVDDPDGFLAHWRDSRVGTLLAAPTPRRPARAPRDRALPGAPPRVVVVPGSYPQFSVPVVEALSQRAEVRRVELAARSDLRGLGAWRAPVDVRLRQALGDRSLPDYEVLEEMEGASAVFVDWADRGALATVMAVPEGVPLTLRVHSMDALSPWLHLIDWSRVDHLVLVSEPIRQLVTRLLGDRLAGTRVHVVPNVLDPSRLPTEKTEGHLRRLLMVGWGQQVKDPLWALDVLGALREQDPSWRLSLLGADFPTDAVRSQREYARRFRARLAQDDVRGAVDIEGYTRDVAPYLAASGFVLSTSRRESFGLGMVEAAAAGAVPVVRDWPIFAPLDAARSLFPHHWVVGTVEEAVERIQSLGQEPEWSQASVEARQVVEERFSSGDARATFQQLVLGSG; encoded by the coding sequence GTGGTGACCAGCCGGCAGCGGGCAGTCCAGGCACCGCTATCCACTGCGCTGCAGCAGGACCGGCGCGCCCTGCGGACGCTCGAGGGTGCGGACGCGCTGGTTCTGGCCGGGTCGGTCGCGGAGGCAGCGGCTGGGGAGCTGGTCACGCCCACCCTCCCGGTGGTCCCGAAGCAGGAGCTGGCTGGCTGGGAGGCTGTGGCCGGCGTCTGGCGCCGACTGGAGAACGAGGTGGCCGCCTCGGCGGGCGGGATCACCGCGCGCTATGTCCGCAGCTTGCTGCGGCACGTCGAGCTGCTCGGCGGCCGGGTCCCCCCGGCCAGTCAGCCCCTCCTGGTGCCGGTCGCCGAGGCGATGCACCGGGCCGGGGCGTATGAGCTGGCCCGTGCGGTGGCCGGGCTGCTCGACCCGGACGAGGCGGGGTTGGACCCCGTGGACCGGGCCCATCGGCGCGGGTGGCGCGCGCTCACCGAGCTCTCGGCGACCGCCACGGCGCCGGACCTGCTGGCCGAGGTCGCCGCCGAGGTGGTGCGCGCGGCCGACCTCACCCTGGGCCGGGACGACGTCGAGCGCACCGTAGACCTGGCCACCCTGGCCCTCGCCCTGCTCTTCCACCGTGAGCTGCACGCCGACAGCCTGTCCTCGCCCCTGGTGGACGACCCCGATGGCTTCCTGGCGCACTGGCGCGATTCCCGGGTCGGGACGCTGCTGGCCGCACCCACGCCCCGTCGCCCTGCCCGGGCGCCCCGGGACCGTGCCCTGCCGGGCGCACCGCCGCGGGTCGTGGTGGTCCCCGGCAGCTACCCCCAGTTCTCCGTCCCGGTCGTCGAGGCGCTGAGTCAACGGGCCGAGGTGCGCCGGGTGGAGCTGGCGGCCCGCTCGGACCTGCGGGGCCTAGGCGCCTGGCGGGCCCCGGTGGACGTCCGGCTGCGGCAAGCCCTGGGCGACCGGTCGCTGCCCGACTACGAGGTGCTGGAGGAGATGGAGGGCGCCTCGGCCGTCTTCGTGGACTGGGCCGACCGCGGTGCGTTGGCGACCGTGATGGCGGTGCCCGAGGGCGTGCCGCTCACCCTGCGGGTCCACAGCATGGACGCGTTGTCCCCCTGGCTGCACCTCATCGACTGGAGCAGGGTCGATCACCTGGTCCTGGTCAGCGAGCCGATCCGGCAGTTGGTGACGCGGCTCCTCGGGGACCGGCTCGCCGGCACCCGGGTCCACGTCGTCCCCAACGTCCTGGACCCCTCCCGGCTGCCGACCGAAAAGACCGAGGGTCACCTGCGCCGCCTGCTCATGGTCGGCTGGGGCCAGCAGGTCAAGGACCCATTGTGGGCCCTCGACGTGCTCGGTGCGTTGCGCGAGCAGGATCCGAGCTGGCGGCTGTCGCTGCTCGGGGCCGACTTCCCGACCGACGCGGTGCGCTCCCAGCGGGAGTATGCCCGGCGCTTCCGCGCCCGGCTGGCGCAGGACGACGTCCGGGGGGCCGTCGACATCGAGGGATACACCCGCGATGTCGCCCCCTACCTGGCCGCCTCCGGCTTCGTGCTGAGCACCAGCCGACGGGAAAGCTTCGGGCTGGGGATGGTCGAGGCGGCGGCCGCCGGGGCGGTGCCGGTGGTGCGCGACTGGCCCATCTTCGCCCCGCTCGACGCGGCCCGCAGCCTGTTCCCGCACCACTGGGTGGTGGGGACCGTCGAGGAGGCTGTCGAGCGGATCCAGAGCCTGGGTCAGGAGCCGGAGTGGTCACAGGCCTCGGTCGAGGCGCGGCAGGTCGTGGAGGAGCGGTTCAGCAGCGGTGATGCCAGAGCCACCTTCCAGCAACTCGTCCTCGGCTCCGGCTGA
- a CDS encoding inositol-3-phosphate synthase, whose product MGSVRVAIVGVGNCASSLVQGVEYYKDADPAATVPGLMHVQFGPYHVSDLEFVTAFDVDAKKVGMDLAEAINASENNTIRIADVPPTGVSVQRGPTLDGLGKYYSLTIEESDAEPVDVVQTLKDADVDVLVSYLPVGSEEADRFYAQCAIDAGVAFVNALPVFIASDPEWAAKFEAAGVPIVGDDIKSQVGATITHRVLARLFEERGVTLDRTYQLNVGGNMDFKNMLERERLESKKLSKTQAVTSNVNKRFEDRDVHIGPSDYVQWLDDRKWAYVRLEGRSFGDVPLSLEYKLEVWDSPNSAGIIIDAVRAAKIALDRGQGGPVESASAYLMKSPPVQMPDDLGRAAVEEFIAG is encoded by the coding sequence ATGGGTTCGGTCCGGGTCGCGATCGTCGGAGTCGGCAACTGCGCCAGCTCTCTGGTGCAAGGTGTCGAGTACTACAAGGACGCCGACCCCGCGGCCACCGTCCCAGGGCTCATGCACGTCCAGTTCGGCCCTTACCACGTGAGTGACCTGGAGTTCGTCACGGCTTTCGACGTGGACGCCAAGAAGGTCGGCATGGACCTGGCGGAGGCCATCAACGCCAGCGAGAACAACACCATCCGCATCGCGGACGTGCCGCCGACCGGGGTCAGCGTGCAGCGTGGCCCCACCCTGGACGGGCTGGGCAAGTACTACTCGCTGACCATCGAGGAGTCCGACGCGGAGCCGGTCGACGTCGTCCAGACACTCAAAGACGCTGACGTGGACGTGCTCGTCTCCTACCTGCCGGTCGGCAGCGAGGAAGCGGACAGGTTCTACGCCCAGTGCGCCATCGACGCCGGCGTCGCCTTCGTCAACGCGCTGCCGGTCTTCATCGCCTCCGACCCCGAGTGGGCGGCCAAGTTCGAGGCCGCGGGGGTGCCCATCGTCGGTGATGACATCAAGAGCCAGGTCGGGGCCACCATCACCCACCGGGTGCTGGCGCGGCTGTTCGAGGAGCGCGGTGTGACCCTGGACCGCACCTACCAGCTCAACGTCGGCGGCAACATGGACTTCAAGAACATGCTTGAGCGCGAGCGGCTGGAGTCCAAGAAGCTGTCCAAGACGCAGGCCGTGACCTCCAACGTGAACAAGCGCTTCGAGGACCGGGACGTGCACATCGGCCCCTCCGACTACGTCCAGTGGCTGGACGACCGCAAGTGGGCCTACGTCCGCCTCGAGGGGCGCAGCTTCGGGGACGTGCCGCTGAGCCTTGAGTACAAGCTGGAGGTCTGGGACTCCCCGAACTCCGCCGGCATCATCATCGACGCTGTCCGCGCGGCCAAGATCGCCCTGGACCGTGGCCAGGGCGGCCCGGTCGAGAGTGCCTCGGCCTACCTGATGAAGAGCCCGCCGGTGCAGATGCCCGATGACCTGGGCCGTGCCGCGGTCGAGGAGTTCATCGCCGGCTGA
- a CDS encoding transglycosylase domain-containing protein produces the protein MSSSRTAPPARRSGRSAPRQRRGWVRRTLLWLGALALLGLLLAIGLFAWAYSRTDIPEPNDFAEAQSSILYYADGETELARFTGGFDRESVPLSEVPEHVRYAVLAAEDRTFYENEGVSITGTARGAWRTLTGDGLQGGSTITQQYVKNYYLSPDQTLSRKVEELFIALKIDNELAKDQILENYLNTIYYGRGAYGIQTASQAYFRKDISELTVEEGAFLAAATNAPSLYDPDFADGNQERAETRVAYVLDGMVEEGWLDASERSGLSFPDIEDTPPATAVQGVDGYISQAAREELRSRVGLEDTLLDGGGLRITTTIVQQHQEAAQEAVEAFRPTGAGTDDITTALTSVRPGDGAITAMYGGEDYQETQLNAVTDARVQAGSLFKPITLAAAVAEGVDTLQPYPGPSPMTFDWHGDEVEVANFQNLSYGLLDLRAALADSVNTVYVQLNQEIGPELTAEAAVELGLPDDTPGLSDDLTNVLGTASPTLLEMTNVYATLAAEGERATPYLIAAVSTVDGEQTYEADPELARGVERDVAVDVTDAMTAVMTQGSGMAAGDLGRPSAGKTGTSERNVSAWFDGFVPQLAAGVVMYKGDGTVPMQDVAGVEQITGGTFPAEVWGEFMRLAMEGEEVLEFSPRVGTGGPTDDTVVTAEPTVEVEPTTGAPAPTETEAPTETETPTETEEPTETEEPTETPTETEEPTSPEPTTPEPTSPEPTQPEPTSPQPTQPTQPEPTSPQPTQPGPTSPAPIDPPGDEDGGGTDGGGDGAGPAPVPSPTG, from the coding sequence ATGAGCTCTTCGCGCACCGCTCCCCCGGCCCGCCGCTCGGGGCGGTCTGCCCCCCGTCAGCGGCGGGGCTGGGTGCGCCGGACCCTGCTGTGGCTGGGCGCGCTGGCGCTGCTGGGCCTGCTGCTGGCCATCGGGCTGTTCGCCTGGGCCTACAGTCGCACCGACATCCCCGAGCCCAACGACTTCGCCGAGGCCCAGAGCTCGATCCTGTACTACGCCGACGGCGAGACTGAGCTGGCCCGGTTCACCGGCGGCTTCGACCGGGAGTCGGTGCCCCTGTCCGAGGTGCCCGAGCACGTCCGGTATGCCGTGCTGGCGGCGGAGGACCGCACCTTCTACGAGAACGAGGGCGTCTCGATCACGGGCACCGCCCGAGGAGCGTGGCGCACCTTGACCGGGGACGGCCTGCAGGGCGGATCGACGATCACCCAGCAGTACGTCAAGAACTACTACCTCTCCCCCGACCAGACCCTGTCCCGCAAGGTCGAGGAGTTGTTCATCGCGCTGAAGATCGACAACGAGCTGGCCAAGGACCAGATCCTGGAGAACTACCTCAACACGATCTACTACGGTCGCGGCGCCTACGGCATCCAGACCGCCAGCCAGGCCTACTTCCGCAAGGACATCTCCGAGCTGACCGTGGAGGAGGGCGCCTTCCTGGCCGCGGCCACCAACGCGCCGTCCCTCTACGACCCCGACTTCGCCGACGGCAACCAGGAGCGAGCAGAGACCCGTGTCGCCTACGTGCTGGACGGGATGGTCGAGGAGGGCTGGCTGGACGCTTCGGAGCGCTCCGGCCTGTCCTTCCCGGACATCGAGGACACCCCGCCCGCGACCGCCGTCCAGGGCGTGGACGGCTACATCTCCCAGGCCGCCCGCGAGGAGCTGCGGAGCCGGGTCGGCCTGGAGGACACCCTCCTCGACGGCGGCGGTCTGCGGATCACCACCACTATCGTCCAGCAGCACCAGGAGGCCGCGCAGGAGGCCGTGGAGGCGTTCCGACCGACCGGTGCGGGCACCGACGACATCACCACGGCGCTGACCTCGGTCCGCCCGGGGGACGGCGCGATCACCGCCATGTATGGCGGCGAGGACTACCAGGAGACCCAGCTCAACGCGGTGACCGACGCCCGGGTCCAGGCCGGCTCGCTGTTCAAGCCGATCACCCTGGCCGCCGCCGTCGCCGAGGGGGTGGACACCCTGCAGCCCTACCCGGGTCCCAGCCCGATGACCTTCGACTGGCACGGCGACGAGGTCGAGGTCGCGAACTTCCAGAACCTCTCCTACGGCCTGCTGGACCTGCGGGCGGCCCTGGCTGACTCGGTCAACACCGTCTACGTCCAGCTCAACCAGGAGATCGGGCCCGAGCTGACGGCGGAGGCCGCAGTCGAGCTCGGGCTGCCGGACGACACCCCGGGCCTGTCCGACGACCTGACCAACGTCCTCGGCACGGCCTCCCCCACCCTGCTGGAGATGACCAACGTGTACGCCACCCTGGCCGCGGAGGGCGAGCGGGCCACGCCATACCTCATCGCGGCGGTCTCCACGGTGGACGGCGAGCAGACCTACGAGGCCGACCCCGAGCTCGCCAGGGGCGTCGAGCGGGACGTGGCGGTGGACGTGACCGACGCGATGACGGCGGTGATGACCCAGGGATCGGGCATGGCAGCCGGCGATCTGGGCCGGCCGAGCGCCGGGAAGACGGGCACCAGCGAACGCAACGTCTCCGCCTGGTTCGACGGCTTCGTGCCGCAGCTGGCGGCGGGCGTGGTGATGTACAAGGGCGACGGCACCGTCCCCATGCAGGACGTCGCCGGGGTCGAGCAGATCACCGGCGGCACCTTCCCGGCAGAGGTCTGGGGCGAGTTCATGCGCCTGGCCATGGAGGGCGAGGAGGTCCTGGAGTTCTCCCCGCGGGTGGGCACCGGTGGTCCCACCGACGACACTGTGGTCACCGCCGAGCCGACAGTCGAGGTGGAGCCGACCACCGGGGCTCCGGCGCCGACGGAGACCGAGGCGCCCACCGAGACGGAGACCCCGACGGAGACTGAGGAGCCGACCGAGACTGAGGAGCCGACCGAGACACCGACGGAGACCGAGGAGCCGACCAGCCCCGAGCCCACGACTCCCGAGCCGACGTCCCCTGAGCCCACGCAGCCCGAGCCGACATCCCCGCAGCCCACGCAGCCCACGCAGCCCGAGCCGACATCCCCGCAGCCCACGCAGCCCGGGCCGACGAGCCCCGCCCCCATCGACCCACCGGGCGACGAGGACGGCGGCGGAACCGACGGCGGTGGCGATGGCGCCGGGCCTGCACCGGTGCCCTCGCCCACCGGGTAG
- a CDS encoding glycosyltransferase 87 family protein, with amino-acid sequence MPLSRDRTRRDVPWRVPSWSDPVVRSATGVLGGPAGRYAVVGARGLAGVAAAVVLLGTLNLALAVWTKGHCLLKGWSTPDQFWRGCYSDLPVVHVSSPLAEGLLPWAGESPSNQPPLPGLVMWLISLASPATGTGVTAQQWTLVLWAALCVPLLAAGVLAAVALQPRRPWQAAHLALSPVLALLVLVSTDLLGITLTLLALWAWHRERSWLAGALLGLALLVRPFPLLVLAAMVLLAWRHRQRLRVMQVLVGAALGALLVLVPLLTVEPQALTGLRQWWGQGAGYGALQMVPQLLGARLIAPATVAIAVTGWVAALVLGAWLTRRPGRAPVGVVQLSAVMLLVVVLTAPSLSVQSGLWLLPLLALSARPWWEHLVWALAEALHFLATWLHIAFGSDPGRGLPPEAYALVVLLRAAAWAWLLWRIWATAPVRWRTPADQPPSSLPRSSEVDADSPSTARATNGATSASTTSRKERM; translated from the coding sequence ATGCCGCTCTCCCGGGACCGCACGCGCCGCGACGTGCCTTGGCGCGTGCCCTCCTGGTCCGACCCGGTGGTGCGCAGCGCGACCGGCGTGCTCGGCGGCCCGGCCGGGCGGTATGCCGTGGTGGGGGCGCGAGGGCTGGCCGGGGTCGCGGCCGCGGTGGTCCTGCTCGGCACGCTGAACCTGGCGCTGGCGGTGTGGACCAAGGGGCACTGCCTGCTCAAGGGCTGGAGCACGCCCGACCAGTTCTGGCGGGGCTGCTACTCCGACCTGCCGGTGGTGCACGTCAGCTCGCCCTTGGCCGAGGGGCTGCTGCCGTGGGCGGGCGAGTCGCCCTCCAACCAGCCGCCCCTGCCCGGGCTGGTGATGTGGCTGATCTCCCTGGCCTCCCCCGCCACCGGCACCGGGGTGACGGCGCAGCAGTGGACCCTGGTGCTGTGGGCGGCGCTCTGCGTGCCGCTGCTGGCCGCGGGGGTCCTGGCCGCGGTGGCCCTTCAGCCGCGCCGGCCCTGGCAGGCGGCCCACCTGGCGCTCAGCCCGGTGCTGGCCCTGCTGGTCCTCGTCTCGACCGACCTGCTCGGCATCACGCTCACGCTGCTGGCGCTCTGGGCCTGGCACAGGGAGCGCAGCTGGCTGGCCGGTGCGCTGCTCGGGCTGGCGCTCCTGGTGCGGCCCTTCCCCCTGCTGGTGCTCGCCGCGATGGTGCTCCTGGCCTGGCGGCACCGGCAACGGCTGCGGGTCATGCAGGTCCTGGTCGGTGCGGCGCTGGGGGCGCTGCTCGTCCTCGTGCCCCTGCTGACCGTCGAGCCGCAGGCGTTGACCGGTCTACGGCAGTGGTGGGGCCAGGGCGCCGGCTACGGCGCCCTGCAGATGGTGCCCCAGCTCCTGGGCGCCCGCCTCATCGCACCGGCCACGGTCGCGATCGCAGTCACGGGGTGGGTGGCCGCCCTGGTGCTCGGCGCGTGGCTGACCCGGCGCCCCGGGCGGGCACCCGTGGGCGTGGTCCAGCTGAGCGCCGTCATGTTGCTGGTGGTCGTGCTCACCGCCCCGTCGCTGTCGGTGCAGTCCGGTCTGTGGCTGCTGCCGTTGCTGGCGCTGTCCGCCCGGCCCTGGTGGGAGCACCTGGTCTGGGCGCTGGCCGAGGCGCTGCACTTCCTGGCGACCTGGCTGCACATCGCCTTCGGCAGCGACCCCGGCCGGGGGCTGCCGCCCGAGGCGTACGCGCTCGTGGTGCTGCTGCGCGCAGCAGCCTGGGCTTGGCTCCTGTGGCGGATCTGGGCCACCGCGCCGGTCCGATGGCGGACCCCCGCGGATCAGCCGCCGAGCTCGCTCCCGCGCTCGAGTGAGGTGGATGCGGACTCGCCGAGCACGGCGAGGGCGACCAACGGTGCCACCTCGGCCTCGACGACGTCGCGCAAGGAGCGGATGTAG
- a CDS encoding acyltransferase family protein: MSSNLRPPEPPPSGDPAVATGDPVALPGEPAEPAPVDQPLTRRRHLALQAARHALRIPPVPRHFRADIEGLRAVAVLGVLLWHAGVAWFPGGFTGVDVFFVVSGFLMSSLLLEEARERGRIDIGRFYARRARRLLPAALTALVGTAVLTLLLLPRSRWAEIGGDLLASATFLVNWRMASRSVDYLDLERAPSPLQHYWSLAVEEQFYLIWPILLLLILLVAKGRARVFTRLSWTTTLALFAGSLWLSWWWTQQDPSAYFVTPTRIFELMLGALVALGALAWPRIPRALAAAVGWGGLGMVAASLLLIDADTPFPGTWALLPTVGTAMVLIAGPAAGPWGPVAVLRHVLLQWVGRLSYSLYLWHWPFVAIAADLAGVGRGGPDVLPVQWGLLAVLVSVVPAWLSFRYIEDPVRRHGRTLAGQLPAAAVTWRTLRLGLNCILTGALLGVVVLASAPSSATRADAQWRTPAVVDELREPVGAGTLTPEDDLLVGDDPSDDDAPGAGPDAAPTPDGSGATAGPGDGPARTAAPGRDPQEVAAQGAAVSATLGEPLPQVEIPRTVGDLAVPLEQVPDDRPVLRPEGCFVSLTDTDVGVCEAGDPDGEVTIALAGDSHAGMWVTALDEIGRDRGWRVLVLTKSSCPPAQGLVVRRSGQAGDYTQCSQWQEGLTETLEEQQPDLVLLSSASYGRTGAEAVADGLAARVQQVAQTGALPALIRDVPRAPFDVPACLAEHQDDVPQCAFARADGLARAGTGHDLLAERVPELPILDFTDATCPGRTCSPIVGGVVVWRDSNHLSATYIRSLRDVVEAEVAPLVALAVLGESASTSLERGSELGG, encoded by the coding sequence GTGAGCAGCAACCTCAGACCCCCTGAGCCCCCACCCAGCGGGGACCCTGCCGTCGCTACCGGGGACCCGGTCGCCCTCCCCGGTGAGCCTGCGGAGCCGGCTCCCGTTGACCAGCCGTTGACCCGTCGGCGGCACCTCGCCCTGCAAGCGGCGCGGCACGCGCTGCGGATCCCGCCCGTGCCCCGTCACTTCCGCGCCGACATCGAAGGGCTGCGGGCCGTCGCGGTGCTGGGAGTGCTGCTCTGGCATGCCGGGGTGGCCTGGTTCCCCGGGGGGTTCACCGGCGTGGACGTCTTCTTCGTGGTCAGCGGTTTCCTGATGAGCTCCTTGCTCCTGGAGGAGGCGCGAGAGCGGGGACGGATCGACATCGGCCGGTTCTACGCGCGGCGCGCCCGCCGACTGCTGCCGGCGGCGCTGACCGCGCTCGTCGGCACCGCGGTGCTCACCCTGCTTCTCCTCCCGCGCAGCCGGTGGGCCGAGATCGGGGGGGACCTGCTCGCCTCGGCCACCTTCCTCGTCAACTGGCGCATGGCCTCGCGCTCGGTGGACTACCTCGACCTGGAACGGGCACCCAGCCCGCTGCAGCACTACTGGTCGCTCGCCGTCGAGGAGCAGTTCTACCTCATCTGGCCGATCCTGCTCTTGCTCATCCTGCTGGTGGCCAAGGGGCGGGCCCGGGTGTTCACCCGGCTGTCCTGGACCACCACGCTGGCCCTGTTCGCAGGGTCGCTGTGGCTCTCCTGGTGGTGGACCCAGCAGGACCCCTCGGCCTACTTCGTCACCCCCACCCGGATCTTCGAGCTGATGCTCGGTGCGCTGGTCGCGCTCGGCGCGCTGGCCTGGCCGAGGATCCCCCGGGCGCTCGCCGCGGCCGTCGGCTGGGGCGGTCTGGGCATGGTCGCGGCCTCGCTCCTCCTCATCGACGCCGACACCCCCTTCCCGGGCACCTGGGCGCTGCTGCCGACCGTCGGCACCGCCATGGTGCTGATCGCCGGTCCGGCGGCCGGGCCGTGGGGGCCGGTGGCGGTGCTGCGACACGTGCTGCTGCAGTGGGTAGGCCGGTTGTCCTACAGCCTCTACCTGTGGCATTGGCCGTTCGTCGCCATCGCCGCCGACCTGGCGGGGGTGGGCCGGGGCGGACCGGACGTGCTGCCCGTCCAGTGGGGCCTGCTCGCGGTGCTGGTCTCCGTGGTGCCGGCCTGGCTGTCGTTCCGCTATATCGAGGACCCGGTCCGACGGCACGGCCGGACGCTCGCCGGGCAGCTGCCAGCGGCCGCGGTCACCTGGCGGACCCTGCGGCTCGGGCTCAACTGCATCCTCACCGGTGCCCTCCTCGGTGTGGTGGTGCTCGCCTCAGCCCCCTCTTCCGCGACGAGGGCGGATGCGCAGTGGCGCACCCCGGCCGTCGTGGACGAGCTGCGCGAGCCGGTCGGGGCCGGGACTCTCACGCCGGAGGACGACCTGCTCGTCGGCGACGACCCGTCGGACGATGACGCACCCGGCGCGGGACCCGACGCCGCCCCGACCCCGGACGGGTCGGGGGCGACGGCCGGACCCGGTGACGGCCCGGCCAGGACCGCCGCACCCGGCCGGGACCCGCAAGAGGTCGCCGCGCAAGGCGCGGCCGTCTCGGCCACGCTCGGCGAGCCGCTACCGCAGGTGGAGATCCCCCGCACCGTGGGTGACCTGGCCGTCCCCCTGGAGCAGGTGCCGGACGACCGTCCCGTGCTGCGTCCAGAGGGCTGCTTCGTCAGCCTCACCGACACCGACGTCGGTGTCTGTGAGGCAGGGGACCCCGACGGTGAGGTCACCATCGCGCTGGCCGGGGACAGTCACGCGGGGATGTGGGTGACGGCGCTCGACGAGATTGGCCGCGACCGGGGCTGGCGGGTGCTGGTCCTAACCAAGTCCTCCTGCCCGCCCGCGCAGGGTCTAGTCGTGCGGCGCAGCGGCCAGGCGGGCGACTACACCCAGTGCAGCCAGTGGCAGGAGGGGCTCACCGAGACCCTCGAGGAGCAGCAGCCCGACCTCGTCCTGCTCTCCTCCGCCTCCTACGGCCGGACGGGTGCAGAGGCCGTGGCCGACGGGCTGGCGGCCCGGGTGCAGCAAGTGGCGCAGACAGGCGCGCTACCCGCGCTCATCCGCGACGTCCCCCGTGCCCCGTTCGACGTGCCGGCATGCCTGGCGGAGCACCAGGACGACGTCCCCCAGTGCGCCTTCGCCCGGGCTGATGGGCTGGCCAGGGCCGGGACCGGTCACGACCTCCTCGCGGAGCGGGTGCCCGAGCTGCCGATCCTCGACTTCACCGATGCCACCTGTCCCGGACGTACGTGCAGCCCGATCGTCGGCGGCGTGGTGGTGTGGCGGGACAGCAACCACTTGTCCGCGACCTACATCCGCTCCTTGCGCGACGTCGTCGAGGCCGAGGTGGCACCGTTGGTCGCCCTCGCCGTGCTCGGCGAGTCCGCATCCACCTCACTCGAGCGCGGGAGCGAGCTCGGCGGCTGA